From the Fibrobacter sp. genome, the window GCTGGAGCTGGAAACCTCGGGAGCAACAGAGCTGCTGGAAAGCTCCGGAGCCTTGGCCTTTACCATCTTGATTTTCTGGTTGTCTGCGCCGGTGCGAACCCAGGTAATCACAGGCATGCCCACTTCCTTGGAAACGTTCAGCACATCGCCCACGAAGTCGCTTTCGTAATCGCCGTAAAGGAAGTATCCCTTGGCCTCGGAAGCGTTTTCAATTCGAATCTCGCAGGGAGTCTTGGAAGTCTTAACCGTATCCAGCAAGGTGGCAGAGGGGCAGTAGTAATTGCCGGTGCCAACGTTCTGCAAGGAATAATGACGGCGGTTCTTGTCGTTGTGGGTTACTTTCCAGTACTGGTTGCGATCGTTTTCGTTTGAGGTCTGCTGTACCACGATTCCGTTTGCATCTGCAAAGCTTAAGTTGCTGTGGCTTGCAGTCAGGCGGAATTCACCGTTCTGCACGATGGCGTTATTCACCTTGTCTACGCCGGCAGTGGTGCGCTTGATCTTCTGGATTTTTGCGTCCTGGTCGTAATACAAGTAGTCGATGTTCACAGACCTACGGTAAGTCCAGCCGCCGGGAGCTGTAGCGCCGTGATACATAAAGTACCAGTGGCCCAGGTAGCGGAAGATGGCCTGATGGTTGGTCTCGGAATTTTCCATCTTGTCGTTGATGGTTCCCATCTGTGTCCAGGGACCGTTCATGCTCTTGGCCATGGAGTAGTTGATGGTGGAAGGATAGCCGGAAGCGTAACTGAAGTAATAGTTGCCGCGGTACTTGTGGACCCAGGGAGCTTCGAAGAAGTCTCTGATCTTGACGTCCTCGGGAGTGCCCGCAAGTTCGATCATGTTTTCCTTCAGTTTTACACGACGGCCTGCGTTCCAGGAACCCCAATACATCCAGATGTCGTTGCCATCGTAGAAAATGGCGGGGTCGATGTTCAAGGCAACGTCATTGGGTGTGTCGTCGGTAATGAGAGCGTGACCGATGGCGTCTTTCCAGGGGCCAGACGGATGGTCCGCCACGGCAACGCCGATGGCGAAACCTTCGTCGCGAACAATGGTCCTGTGATGCACGGCAACGTACCAGTAGTACTTTCCGTTACGGTATTCGCAATGACCGGCGAAGGCGTTTCCCGAAGCCCAGGAGAACGTGCGCCAAGAGAGAACAGCGCCGTAGTCGTGGTAGTTCTGCATGTCGTCGGTTACGAGGACATGCCAGTCGTTCATCAGGAAGAATGCGTTTCCGCCCTGAGGACCCTGTTCGTCGTGGCCCGCAAAAATAAACAAGCTGTCGTTATGGACAAGTGCCGCTGCGTCGGCAGAATAGAATGCCGTAGTCAGCGGGTTTGCTGCCATGGCCATGGCGGCTGCGCCAAGCCCTAGAAGAGCGGCGGCGCAAACCTTGATTCCTTTGATTTTTTTACCCAAATTCATACATTCCCTAAAAATGTGGCAAGACTGGGGCGGCTCCAACCCCAAACCCCAGCCTTGCAAATGTTATTCCAACCCTTTAAAGTTCATTAGCGCTTTACCACTCTGAAGATGAAGTTGCCTTGAGGAAGGTTTTCGACCTGCACTTCGGACTGCATGCTTACAGCCTGGCGCTTGATAACCTGACCCATGGAGTTCATGACGAACAGGTTGTAGTTGCCGACCTTGTCGAAACTTACTGTGTAGCCGTTGCCGTTGCGTGCGACAGAGTAGCCAAGCTTTACGCCAGCGACCTTTGCGAGACCCTCAGTATCTGTGGAGGAACTGGATTCTGTTGCGGTATCGCTGCTGGAGAGTTCTGTGGAACCTTCGGAAGAGGAACTTGTCACTTCTTCACTGCTGCTAGAAGCCGGCTGTTCGCTGCCAGAGGAGGCGGGCGGATTGACCACGGAGCTGCTGGATTCTGCCGGAACAACACTGGAGCTAGATGCTGCGGGAGCGGGAGCGCCATTACCGAACTTGATGTTGCCCACCAGGACTTCGCCGCTGTTGCCGGTAGCAGCCAGGTAGAAGTCCTTTACACCCTTAAGCTTTGCGGTTGCAGAACAGGAAACTTCGGTCCAGGTGCCGGTGCCGCAAGTAGAAGGAATGGTGCACTTGGAAAGTTCGGTACCGCTCTTGGAACCGTCGCGGATACTCAAGGTACCGCCGCTGCATTGCTGGAGCTGAATCTTCACATCGGTACTCTTGATGGAGTCGGTCACCACGTTTTCGAAGATGGCGTAACCGCCAGCCTTGATGGCGAACTGATCCTTATCGGTCAGGCGAACCTTGATACCGTTATCAAAACCGTTAGCCGGGATAGTATCGCGAATCACGCGGAGGAAGTCGATACGGTCCAGTTCTGCAAAATTCTGATCCGGTTCCACTTCAATGAAGTTACCGCCACGCTTGAGGGTTGCGGGAATCATGGCCACGGAATTTTCCGGGAAGTTGCCCCACGCACCAGTCTTCGGAAGCTTTACGGTCTGGGACTTGCCATTGACAGTCACCTTATGGGTGGCATCTGCATCGCCGCCGTTGGCATAACGGTAACGCATGATGTAGTCGCCGGCCTGCATGATGTTCATGGGCAGGCGAATCTTACTACCCTTGGTGTTGATGTAGCCAACGTACTCGCCGTTGGAAGCGTCGTTTGTGTAGTTGAAAGTGATGTCACCAGAAACTGCACGAGTCATGGCGCCATGTTCAGCTTCGGCGCTCAGGTAACGGCCCAGGAAGGGCTGACCCATTTCCGGCCAGTTGTCATCGGTAAACACAACGTCACGAATGTGAATATGGTTGAACTTGTCGCCAGTCAGGTCGTAGTAATGATGAACAAAGCGAATGCGGTTCAAATCCTTGAAGGCT encodes:
- a CDS encoding family 43 glycosylhydrolase, which encodes MGFGLNKKLGGHSGVLAAVSLAMLANGVFAADWYAKDNRQGGHDPTMFRDENGYILMSTNNNLAMSTSEDMVKWASKGRALSDKPNWDSWLHQAVGGKHDGIWAPDLFRMGNKYGIFYCGSVFGQRTSAIGLATNSKLDFSNPSAGWADQGEIVRTTNSNNYNAIDADVVQTANGEYWMTYGSWNAGGIRLVKLDPNTGKQASDDKTNYQIASRGGKGIEGPSLIEHDGKYFLFTAWDVCCKQGNEIEQTTYKTAMGRADKVNGTYYDRSGKKLNDGGGTILMQRYSRYVGPGGGEAFKDLNRIRFVHHYYDLTGDKFNHIHIRDVVFTDDNWPEMGQPFLGRYLSAEAEHGAMTRAVSGDITFNYTNDASNGEYVGYINTKGSKIRLPMNIMQAGDYIMRYRYANGGDADATHKVTVNGKSQTVKLPKTGAWGNFPENSVAMIPATLKRGGNFIEVEPDQNFAELDRIDFLRVIRDTIPANGFDNGIKVRLTDKDQFAIKAGGYAIFENVVTDSIKSTDVKIQLQQCSGGTLSIRDGSKSGTELSKCTIPSTCGTGTWTEVSCSATAKLKGVKDFYLAATGNSGEVLVGNIKFGNGAPAPAASSSSVVPAESSSSVVNPPASSGSEQPASSSSEEVTSSSSEGSTELSSSDTATESSSSTDTEGLAKVAGVKLGYSVARNGNGYTVSFDKVGNYNLFVMNSMGQVIKRQAVSMQSEVQVENLPQGNFIFRVVKR
- a CDS encoding family 43 glycosylhydrolase, yielding MNLGKKIKGIKVCAAALLGLGAAAMAMAANPLTTAFYSADAAALVHNDSLFIFAGHDEQGPQGGNAFFLMNDWHVLVTDDMQNYHDYGAVLSWRTFSWASGNAFAGHCEYRNGKYYWYVAVHHRTIVRDEGFAIGVAVADHPSGPWKDAIGHALITDDTPNDVALNIDPAIFYDGNDIWMYWGSWNAGRRVKLKENMIELAGTPEDVKIRDFFEAPWVHKYRGNYYFSYASGYPSTINYSMAKSMNGPWTQMGTINDKMENSETNHQAIFRYLGHWYFMYHGATAPGGWTYRRSVNIDYLYYDQDAKIQKIKRTTAGVDKVNNAIVQNGEFRLTASHSNLSFADANGIVVQQTSNENDRNQYWKVTHNDKNRRHYSLQNVGTGNYYCPSATLLDTVKTSKTPCEIRIENASEAKGYFLYGDYESDFVGDVLNVSKEVGMPVITWVRTGADNQKIKMVKAKAPELSSSSVAPEVSSSSEKPASSSSVEPTSSETAQPESSSESEAAESSSSAEGESEVSSSSTDAIAQTAGGLNGADFRYDAATRTVHLGKSAKWAVLDLNGTVIKKGTGNQIQMNNFRPGVLLVRSENKMMKIINK